aaaaaaaaaaaaaaaaaggctctatCGTGGGCATGCAATTTAGCCATTTTCATTGATGTAGTTAGTGGTCCTGAATTGGGCTGTCGAGACTCTCGGTAGTGAGATGAGGCCCGCTTAATAATCTCAAAATGGTGTTAGCTCTTGCTGAATTCTTGGGCTAGAATGGTAATAGATACAACCCCAAGGAAGTGGCAGACCAAGCCGACCTGATCTTCTCTCCGCTCCGCCCACTTGACTTACAACTTCTGTCTAATTTGTTAATTCTTTTAGTTCGGACcgtttaattttgttaattcgAATGGACATTTCTGTGTACCGGCACCCCTACCTTTGGCCGACTCGTTTGCGCCTGCTACTGGCACGGTATTTTCCGTTTGAATCGCAATTTGCCCACGTCCTCACGGCTTAGAGATCTCTCGTGTCGAAATGTCAGGAGACATATCAGGTATAGGCTACCCTTATACAAATGACATGTGCCGGGTGTTTCTTCGTACCACCAGATGCAAATAATTTCGTGCCTCAGTCATTCTTCGCTTGTCAATCTAACGAAGGTTAATTGAGATGGAAGTGAGACTATGTTAATGAAGAACATCATTGTGTAGATAACTTCGTGTGGCATGACGAGATGGAAGCATCCACACAGCACGTGCAATTTCCTAACTTTCAAATGCATATATTATAACACTCATCCATATCATATGGAGAGGATGATGATTTGCTTTTTGCCAACTGCCATTAACATGCAAGAAAGAACTAAAAGCCCCCACCACCACTCCATGTGAATCCAAGTCGGCCTCTCTACCCGAAACAGCACCTTTTTGACTTCTCTCTCCCCAGACAAGACACATGCAATTGAGATAAGATGTGTAATCATGTGCAGAATGATGAGTCTAGCCTTGTTAGTGGTGTCATTTTAAATTCCAGCTTTGAGGTGAACTTTTTTGCTTGAGGAGGATATGATGTACCTTGTCATGATTCGACGTTAGGTGATGGATCATTCATCTTTAGGAAGGATCCTTTTGAGTTGCAAATCCTCCTACCTATTTTTCCTATTAGTGGTAACAATCTCATTGTTTTCAATTATTAGCAAATGGCAACTATCCAACTTTTGTGTCATAATGGGTTAAGATCCAAATACTTGGATCTTCTACTGCATtcgaatttgtttcttttttttcttttgaaaattatcaaaaattctATGAATAGTTGCCGATTGCAAAAGCAATTTGTTAGAATATAATCATAAAAACTTtaagatatttgcatttatttttaatagcTTCTCATCTCAGTTTCATTAAGATATTCGGCGAAACTATGTATTGTCACAAGTTAAGTTTCCAAAGACATAAATATGGATGAACCAAGtactctgagagagagagagagagagagagagagagagagagagagagagagagaggtgataCCATAAGTTATGAGTACTTCAAGTCCCCGCAAGGTGGGCAGATCTTGTTGCTTTGTAATGATTTCCAGCAAATGATGCTGGCTTGGACCATGATTCACACCTTTTGAGAGCCCCGAACAAATCCAAGAGAAGTTGGCCTTTCGGCCtgttaaaataaccgaaaaagaCAAGAATAGCAAAACCTAAATGAACTAGGAGCAGCTTGGGCTTTTGCATAGGCTGCacttggagggagggagggagggagggagtgtTCATGATTCGAGAGACATGTTACCGTGCACGTGCTCCACGTGTGGGCGCCCCATGATTCATGGATGTGCGGGGCATGCATGTGGTTTTGCATAGGGCAGTTGGAACGATGATGATTCATGTCCTCTTCTTGATGGATCGAAGCGTGGCCGCTGGCTGCTGCACACATCATCGCCATCGTAAACAAAATTCTATGGCCCGCCCGAGATTGGAACCCATTTAATGATGTCGCATAAGCTCTCGCTCTTGTACAAAATCTGCCTTGATTACAACATGTTGTCTAATAATTTCAGACATCGAATTAAGAATTCATTACCTGAATTTTTTACATTAGGATTTCCaatccaaaaattcaaattcataagtGAAAGATAATCGCATAATGTTAGAATTCATAATGagaacaaaaatcataaaatgagTTTATACTTTGATTTCTTATTTGCCAAATGCTAGGTTCAcgctttcaatttttttcccttcaaattcAGGTTGCCTGGTTCAAAAGCTAAAGACAAACCGCTCAAAGAAACGAGACGCTGTagcgaaattaattaaatacaaaTTCCCCTATTAACGTACGGTCACCTACCAGTCTTTCCGAAAACTTAAAGAAGCTCAAGAACCACAAAATTCCACCCCCTTTTTACCGCAAGGGAATGAAACAGAAAACGAAACTCGCCGACATCGCGTTCACGTGGGCGAGGGAGGTTTCCTTCTTCAAATTACCGCGCGGGACCGCACTCCGCCCCGGTAGAAAACGAAGGAGACAAGATTCTTGAAAGTTGCGTAACTGGGGAGCGGGGTTGAGGGTCAGTTAATGAACAGTGTTGTCGTTTTTTTTTAACAGGAAGACGTACAATGAGCAgtgatttttcttctctcttccgggtttggttttgtttatttatttctgtATGTAATAACTAGGGCTGGGAAGGATGGTTCGTTGTTGtcagttttttgttttgtttttgtttttttttttttttttttggttggtgtCGGTTGGAAATTAGGATTAGAATATAGTAGACTCCAGCTATTTAATGAACAGTGTCagtggaagttgttgttctagTCAAGactccatttttccttttccttttctcaaatTATCATCTGCTACCTTCCACTTGCaattcacagagagagagagagagagagagagagagacaaggaAAGCTCAACGCCCACCTTGCTAAGAAGGGACCTTTGCTTGTACCCATTTTTGCGTTGTGGAAAAGTTTTCGTCTTTGGGGTGGGATCCGAATCTGGGTCAACCCGGCGAGTTGACTCGGGGATTGGAATGGTCATCGCCTGTGTTCTAGCGGTTGATTCGGCGTGAAGGAGGGagggacggagagagagagagagagagagagagagagggacggagGGACGGAGAGAGAGCAATGTCTTGGAAGAGCAGGGGAACAGACTCTTCAAAGAGCTTGGTCTCTAAGAAATGGGCTCTTTTGCTTTGTATTGGTTGCTTTTGGGGTGGGATGCTCTTCTCCAGCAGGTAATTTCCTTTCCTTGGAAATTTCATGATTGAAGTAATCGATTTTGATGGCAAGTTTCTTATTTAACCTGCAGTTCTGGAGAACTCTTCTGGGCTCTTAATTGTGGGTTATGATTTGTGATTTCTATTCGATATTTATAGAGCATTTTGGGGGGGTCGTTCTGTGCATGAGGAATTGACATGATGCTTGAAATTGTTTCTGGGTTTTGAGTTTATCCCTGTTATGTGATTTTCTTAATGGAGTCCGGAATGGTGAGTTATCATGTGGAAATTAGCTGCATTTGCATCCTGTTCATATTTtgtctttctcttcttcatctccacTTGTCCATTTTTATTTTCGGTGTCCTCAATACTCGATGAAATTATCTAAAGATTTTCCCAATCTTGCAGTATCTTGTGCTCATGGAGGCACATTTTCATGATCTAGCATGGCCAACTTCTTGTTTCGATTGCTATAGCCTTAATTTTCCACCTGTAATTTTGTTATAAATAGGTTAACTCATTGCTTTATTGTGGTATATACTGAAGGATCGAGACAGAACCGGAAGCTAGAGATATTCCAAGAACAATGAATGAAGATGGAAAGCTAAAGATTGTTTCTGGGGGCTGTACTCCTAAACCCGTAAGTTCCTCATCTCTCTTAAaacttgcattttctttttgaaagctCTAGATAGCGCTTCTTCAATCCTGGAAGTAGCTGCTTATCGGTCGCGGTTCAAATCTAGTCAAAGTATTTATCAGTTGATCCATATCTTTTCTGTTAGAAGGATGGAAAGCATGAATCGACAGACATTCTGGGTGAAGTTTCAAGGACGCATCATGCTATCCAGTAAGCTATAATGTTGGCAATCTTTATCTGGATTCAGTGAAGATATCTGATTCTTAACTTCTTTATTTCTTGTCGGATGCAGAACTCTGGATAAAACAATCTCAAACTTGGAAATGGAATTGGCTGCTGCAAGAGCTGCACAGGAGTCAATACTTAATGGTTCTCCTATCTCAGATGACATAAAAATCAGTGAACCAATtacgaaaagaaaatttttaatggtCGTGGGGATTAATACTGCTTTTAGCAGCCGAAAGAGAAGAGACTCTGTTCGCAGTACCTGGATGCCTCAAGGTTTGTTTGCTAGCTACCTGTAGTTTCGTTAACCCATGCATTTGAATTAAGATTATGCATTGACGATTTGTTATGCTTATATCATCAGGTGACAAGAGaaagaagcttgaagaagagAAGGGCATCATAATCCGCTTTGTGATAGGACACAGGTGATTACCAGCAGTAGTAATCTGGTTTGGTGTTATTCTTCTGAAAAATTTTATTCTGAGAAGTTCATTAACCGTGGAATCTCCGCATTAAGAAGATAATCCATTTTTTCTGTCATAATAGTATCTTAATTGTCACAGAGGTGTAGATATTACTAATACCCTCAATATCTTCTCTGAATAATATGTAGAAAGGACATAATGTAAACACATTTACTTTCCACGGATTACTTTCAAACAAATTGTCACATCATCGCATGAGAGTTACATGTTTTCATCAGGCAATCATCACATGATAGTTATACGCATTCATCAGTCAATTCTAGGGGGAAATCTTTCTGGTCTAGAACAAGCAAATAACTATATCTGGCATTGTAGTGTGATTGCATTCTTAGAAGCAAAACCAATCGCATTAAGGAGATGGATGTCCACTGAAGGCCAAGGTTTTAAGCATTTTTCGGGcaaaataaaagattttaaTTAACTGAAGTATAAGTCATTTATGTGAGCCAAAAGACAAAGATAGTGCACTGCCTGCTTGAATCCTTGAAATAATATAGTACTCCATCTTTCTGGAGTAGAATCAATCTCTCTTATTAAACACTAATGTACAATCAGAAGCCCCCgttttttaactcttttttcccctctctaataggcaaatttttttttttttttttttggcaaattctTTGATGTTCAGAAAACCAAGGAGTGTTTTGATGACAGTCAtctaattctttttcctttgtctgGCCCTTCTGCTGCTAGTGCTACATCTGGCGGTATTCTCGATAGAGCAATTGAAGcagaagataagaggcatggCGACTTTTTGAGGCTGGTAATGTCTTGGCTATCTCCTGTTTACTGTGCAATGCAAAAAATAACATACTATCTGTCAGCACGTCATTATTCAAACAGAAGACTCAACTAACTTGTTTTTTCTTGCTCTTGTTGATACTCTGGAAACAGGAGCATGTGGAGGGTTACCTTGAATTGTCTGCCAAAACAAAGACATACTTCGCAACTGCAGTTGCATTGTGGGATGCAGATTTTTATGTCAAAGTGGATGACGATGTGCATGTAAATATAGGTAGAGACCAGATTCTTTCTCAGTTTAATCAAATCTTGGaatctttgcttttttttcttggaagaagtgtcaaaagagaagaatatAAAATGTTAGGGTCCATTTGTTTTGCGGAagatgaataatttggaaaacataGTCCTAAATGATggtatcacttacaaaaattagTCAAACAGAATATTTCTAATCATCAACTACAGTCTATGCCTAAATCATTTTTGTTGCTAATGAAAAGcaatacaagtgatcattttgaGGGagctttttttcaaattcattgattttctgtgaaacaaatgTGCCccaaatggggaaaaaaaaatttgtgctcAATGTCAGGCTTTCAACTCCTTCAGTCCCTTAGAGATTTTAtatttccatatatatttatGCATGCTACATGGAAGTTGCTGAAAAGAGTTGCTCCTGTCCTCTGAAGTGCTTTTGCGTTTGAAATTGTAAATTGTCCTGCTAATTGTATTCCACCAAGAAATAAATACAATGCTTTTGAAGGAGAAAAACTTTGCTGGTATAATGTTAGAAGGTGCTACTATTTAGAGATCAATTCTGTCATGGTTTATAGTTGATTTATCTAGGCTCAGTTAAACTTCATTTTGACTAAATTGTCACTCTGCAGCCACACTTGGAGCAACTTTGATGAGGCACAGATCGAAGCCTAGGGTGTATATTGGTTGCATGAAATCTGGTCCAGTCCTTGCTCAGAAGTAAGCAAGTACCCTTTCATTCCGTTTAAAATTTCATCAGTAAGAATTGCCTTTTCACCCTGCATTTTGATGATTAGGGGTGTGAGGTACCATGAACCGGAGCACTGGAAATTTGGTGAAGAGGGAAACAGATACTTCCGTCATGCTACAGGCCAACTCTATGCTATTTCAAAAGATCTTGCAACCTACATATCAATAAATCAGTATGCTGTTTTCTTTGCATTAGAGaggatatttctttttttcccaagttCATTAGCGTTAACTTGTTGCTTTTCTAATGGTAGGCATGTGTTGCACAAGTATGCTAACGAGGATGTGTCACTTGGATCATGGTTTATTGGATTGGATGCGGAGCATATTGATGACCGCCGACTTTGTTGCGGTACTCCGCCTGGTAAATTCTTAAGCATTCGTCTCTCAGACTCCTTTTACATATATGCTAGAGGAGTAATTGCTTGGCATTGAATAATAAATCTCATTCATGTCGTGTTGTCAAATTCTGGAAATCTTTTTTGACTGTCGTCTTATTGGTGCtgataaaagaaaactaatgtcTTGCCAGTGGTGTTTACTCAGTGACTTACGTCATATGAATTGATGCTAATAGCATCTCAATGGTTTATGCATGCATGAATGACTGGCATAGTTCTTGTACGGTGAAGCAAGAAACATGACTTTGGTGTCACTAGCGACATAGAGAATGTCAGATCATTTTTTGCGACAGAATTTAAATTCTCAAATCGCGTTGCAGATTGTGAATGGAAGGCTCAGGCTGGTAATGTCTGCGTTGCATCGTTCGATTGGAGCTGCAGCGGCATATGCAAGTCAGTCGAGAGAATGAAAGTAGTTCATCGGAGATGCGGGGAAGGCGAGAATGTGTTGTGGAGCACAGCTTTCTAAAGACACGATGTTTCCCTCCCATCTCAGGAGGAAAACTGGAGCTTTTCCATGAAACTTGGATATAGAGGGATTTGTATGTATGTAGTCAGCAAATTATTTTCCACATTGACGAGAATGAAAGCGGCCCGTTGCCCGGGAATATCGGTCTTGCCACGGGGGATTCTGCTCCAAAGAAAGGGAGGGAGACCCATTAATCGATGCGAGGCAAGACCCTGTAACCAAGCATTCTTTCATTAGACTATGGTGTTGTTTTGGATGTGATGCCATGGGTAATGAAACTCCACAATAAGTGAAAATGTTAGGCTTAGCAATTTTCTGCTCTGTATATGTAAATTTGGATGTCGAGTTTTGGAAATTCTGGTTGAGTTTTATCTCCTAGATTTGACAATTGTGTCATTCATCTTGTCTCCCTAGTTTCTCTGCTCTGCAGCCACGCTTAGTTCCCACCATTGTGGGATTTCTGTGAGTAATGGTGGGCTTAAGTTTATCATCCGTTTCCGGGGACAATGGTGGAGAGTTCTCAAAATGAACCTTGCAAAGGCAAATGGGTTCAATCGGGCCTAAGCATCCTGCAATGCTCCTTCACAGCCCCACGGTCCGTTGCAGGTGTTTAGACCGATCAATTGACGAGATCGAGCCTCTCTCGCGCCAGCTCGAGGGGAACATACTAGATCCGGGAGGCTCGCCCTTCTATTCCATCTGATTGTTAAAGCTTTTGCTCGGCCCGTCTTCATCACCTGAGGTGGAGTATGGTGATACATTAACATCCGCAAAAGCATGAGAAACACTGGTATCATATGATGTTGAGTTCTACGCTGAAGCTCGAGTTTTTAGCACGAATTTGAGTTGTGTAGTCAAGATCGAAGCATACCGAAATTGTTCACGAGGCTCCTCCTGAGCCCGGCCCTACGTAAACCAGAGTCTAAGGCCCGTCCAAATCACCTTTGGGCCGCTCGGGCTGTTAAAAGCTGAATGCGGGATTATATGTCTAATCTAAGCAcgttcaaattttatgaaataatgatacaaatgattTCATGAACTCTAATCTAGTGTGTAATATGAtccctttaatttatttaatacggGTCtgaatttcaactcaattttcaatatattttctcaacttttaatttgttgaacgtggtttctaatttttttttgtttttatatatttaatataatccatgaatattatgaaaatgttcaatatagtcattttattaattcaagatTATCGAAAATGTTAAACATATTTAATATAGTttatgttgtaaaatattgcgttgtgaatatataatacaaaagagattgagaagaaaaAGCAAGTGAATATtagagatagtagagaaagccagaTATTTCACTGTATTGTGATTGTGTTCTTGTTGCTGTGTTGTTATtgtattgtacatcaaaactaaactcctatttataagaGAATAAGAATGTATTTattattaatatcaatgtatcgaatgatacatatATTGGATAAGGGAGAcgaacgttcattgtataggaAGATGTATTTAGAACATTTGATataaatgtaccataataagtacattggataagatgaatataatgaatattcattcatgtattctatccattcatgtatttcataacagtTTAGAGATtacattaaatatatattacaagtttatgaattatattgaataaattaaaaatttagaaatcgttttacacattgagttaaagtttatGGACATTTAATGAATAAGAAATTTATAGGCCACATTGTATATTTGATGACTATTTTATcgtttttccaaagaaaaataaaaaaataaaaaatggagaagaaaaacGAGGACGAACACAGTGCGTACGAAGTGCGTGAAGGATTTATTGGGATCTGTAATTGCTTGAATTGCGGGCGACATCTCCTTCTTCGAGTTCAAGCATTTGTTGGTTTTGTGTTGGGCACGTAATCTCAGGCGATCAGTTTCTCTTCTTGATCTGCTCTCCGTGCTCTCTGTTTCCCCCCCGCCCACTTCtgcgaaaccctaattttgttGCTCCTTCCCCCTTGGTCGTGGACGTTGAATTCTGGAGGATCTGACCATGTCCAAGAGTTCCTTCAAGCTGGAACaccctctcggttctctctctctctctctctctctctctctctctgtgcttgtGTGAATGCATCGACATCATGAGGAACTGGACTTTTAGAGTTTGCTTGGCCCTCCaggctttctttcttttcttgggcaTGAGATTGTCCTTGTGTGAACGACTGAGAGGGCGGGTAGAGAGTTAAGCTTTTGTGGGTTACTGGGTTTTGCTCATTTGACTCTTTTTTATGCCgttctttgctttctttgctGTCCCTGCGCGCCTGATCCTTTGGGATTTCCTGTTTCGCTGAGCTGGTGGTAGGACTGATACTTAGGGTAATGAATTATGGAGGCCTTGTCTATGGTTACTTGTTGGGCTCTGGTTATAGCAGGGTGGAGTAGTCTTGAATGTTTGCTCGTTTCTTTTTGTGGTTATAGATGAGGGAGCTTTTGGGTAGTCTGACTGCCATAGTTGTTTGTTGGGTCTGTCAAAGTGATGGATTCCGCTGTTCATTGTGTGTAAAATCGTTTTAGGAACTTGAACGGTAGGCTTTTAGTGGATATTGTATATGGCCCATTTGTTTAAATACCCATTTGCAGTTTGCTATGATATTAATTTCCAAAATGGTATTATGAATCAATCCTATTATAGTTAGCATTGCTCTCAATTTTCCGTTTAGTTAAAACTAATGGAGTCTTCTCTATCTATGAGTAGTGATTGTTCCCTCCACTAGTTTCAGTCTCTATCTGGAAGTATGTTTTCATGGCACTTGACTGTcatgctttttttccttttgtttgcctCAACGTTCAACCATAATTCAGATCATTTGTGTGGAATGTTGTTTACTCATATACCTTAGTGAGTAAAATTCTATTGGCATGGTTACTTGCGTTCTACTTACATTTATTCGATATTTGGCTTCAGAGAGGAGGCAGGCAGAAGCTGCCCGAATCAGGGAGAAATATCCTGACAGAATACCAGTATGGAATTTTCAGTTTGTTATTATAAGGAACCAATATGTTTGTTGAATTGCTTTGCGGTGATTGCGGTCATGGTTTCAAAAGTTCTGATCAAAACCTGCAGGTCATTGTGGAGAAAGCTGAAAGGAGTGACATTCCAGATATTGACAAAAAGAAGTGAATTACCTTTTTCTTCTATTAGTTGACTTTGTATCTTAGCCCGTTTACTTCTTCTCGGTAGGGAAATATCTGCCCTCCAAAATGGTTATATCCATTCATTCATGTCATGATGCAGGTATCTGGTTCCTGCTGATCTTACCGTTGGGCAATTTGTTTACGTTGTCCGAAAGAGGATCAAGCTTAGTGCTGAGAAGGCCATATTCATCTTTGTTAAGAATATCTTGCCACCTACTGGTGAGGAAGCTTAGCCTACAATCACACCGCTTTCGTGTTCTTGGCCAACATGTGTTTGTTAGTTTGCTTATATTATTCACTTTTCTATTGTTGCAGCTGCTATGATGTCTGCAATCTATGAGGAGCACAAAGATGAAGATGGTTTCCTTTACATGACTTATAGCGGCGAGAACACATTTGGATTTTGAGTCGAATCTAAATGTGACTTTATGCTTTATCCTATGTATATAAGATCCTATGAGCACAAAACTTGAGTATATGTAAATTGTTTGGTTAAAGCAGTACTCTTAAGTGAATTGCGTCCTCACAAACGCATCCGTTTCTTTgttgacacaaaaaaatttggtcgTGTCTTCTGAAAGCAGTAGAATTTATAGCTTTTCATGattggactctctctctctctctctctcacatagtTACATATATCATCTGGGCTGGCCTAGCACGTGCGATGCGCCCAGCATTCATCAACTCCTTGCACATCTCTTGGTGCTCCGGGGAGGTTATATTTGCTCCACAGCAAGATTATCTCCCAGTCGAGTCAAAGGTCTTTGCACTCCTTTATGGCCTCGAATGCATAGTATTGATAGCTTCTGGAAAGCGCAAGTGCTATGGAGATGGTCAGGGAAGGCGGTGGTTAGATAACCGCAGAGGAGTTGTAACGATTCCGTGGGCATCACATGGAGCTCTCTGCATTTGTGAGAAGATCGATAGGATGCAGAAGCCATCAAACTTATAGGTTGCAAAATCCTTCATGAATCGGTAACATGAGATGAAGTTGGCTATGACTCATGAAGAATTGAAGATTTTATCAAGATGCAAATCACTGAAACAGAACAAGGTAGACTTGCCGCTGACCGGAGATCACTCCcattgaaataaaattgcttGTCAAGTACATAATTTGCGAAGCTAACTAATGCAAGGGTCTCCTTTAGTGGCAAAGAATCCAAATCTCGTTTCATGTTTGGACAGATTAGGAATGGACATTGGTTTCAATATACAATGGTCATGGCCAAATTGGGAAAAAGCTTGATCTTCCTTTCGGAACTTCCTCTCGAGAATCATTTCGCCCATGTGGCCTCACTCCTGTATCAAGGCTCCACGAACGAAACACCTCTCCTGATTCATTGAACATACATCTATCTGACTTCTACAAATGCAGGGCAGGCTCCTCAGCATATTAAAGTCATAACATTAGATAGAATCATATGATATATACATATGTGTTTAGAAAGTAGGAAAACAGACATACTATGATAACATAATCCAAAAGGATGCAGTTTCTCCAGATATAGCCAATGTCAGTTTTCATCAGCTCGATGTACATAGATATTATAGGTAATAAGCCCCTCTAGAGCCCAATCTAGACGATCTTATAAGAAGGTGAATAGTCGAACAGCTTCCTGTCATTCCTGCATGTGCCTCAGCAAATTCCGCGGAAGTTGTTCCAAGAGCTGGGGACGGGAGTTCTTTCCTTGTCGATAGCAGTACTGACTGGAAGTGACAGGTGCCATCTGTTGCATCTTGAGCTCTCCCATGGTAACATCTTCCCCGGCAGATACGTAACTTGATGATTGCCTGCTGCAGAATTCACTGCTACTGTTGTATCCTGAAGAAAGCTGAATTGCCGGAGGGATGACGTTCAGAAGCTTTGATTCATCTGCTCGCATGGAAGGGATCGGGTCCAAGTTCTCCTTTTCCAGCCGCGCCTCTTGTGCCAAAGGTAAACAAATATTGCCGTGAGTGTTGAGGTCAGGGGTGGAATGCTCTGGATTCCCTTTAAAGAAAACATTTGAAAAGGAACACAGAAGGTTAGAGTGATGTAATAAACAATGTTGATGAACAGTTCAAATGTTCATTACTTAAG
The window above is part of the Eucalyptus grandis isolate ANBG69807.140 chromosome 6, ASM1654582v1, whole genome shotgun sequence genome. Proteins encoded here:
- the LOC104450245 gene encoding probable beta-1,3-galactosyltransferase 2 isoform X2, whose amino-acid sequence is MSWKSRGTDSSKSLVSKKWALLLCIGCFWGGMLFSSRIETEPEARDIPRTMNEDGKLKIVSGGCTPKPDGKHESTDILGEVSRTHHAIQTLDKTISNLEMELAAARAAQESILNGSPISDDIKISEPITKRKFLMVVGINTAFSSRKRRDSVRSTWMPQGDKRKKLEEEKGIIIRFVIGHSATSGGILDRAIEAEDKRHGDFLRLEHVEGYLELSAKTKTYFATAVALWDADFYVKVDDDVHVNIATLGATLMRHRSKPRVYIGCMKSGPVLAQKGVRYHEPEHWKFGEEGNRYFRHATGQLYAISKDLATYISINQHVLHKYANEDVSLGSWFIGLDAEHIDDRRLCCGTPPDCEWKAQAGNVCVASFDWSCSGICKSVERMKVVHRRCGEGENVLWSTAF
- the LOC104450245 gene encoding probable beta-1,3-galactosyltransferase 2 isoform X1 codes for the protein MSWKSRGTDSSKSLVSKKWALLLCIGCFWGGMLFSSRIETEPEARDIPRTMNEDGKLKIVSGGCTPKPKDGKHESTDILGEVSRTHHAIQTLDKTISNLEMELAAARAAQESILNGSPISDDIKISEPITKRKFLMVVGINTAFSSRKRRDSVRSTWMPQGDKRKKLEEEKGIIIRFVIGHSATSGGILDRAIEAEDKRHGDFLRLEHVEGYLELSAKTKTYFATAVALWDADFYVKVDDDVHVNIATLGATLMRHRSKPRVYIGCMKSGPVLAQKGVRYHEPEHWKFGEEGNRYFRHATGQLYAISKDLATYISINQHVLHKYANEDVSLGSWFIGLDAEHIDDRRLCCGTPPDCEWKAQAGNVCVASFDWSCSGICKSVERMKVVHRRCGEGENVLWSTAF
- the LOC104450246 gene encoding autophagy-related protein 8C-like, encoding MSKSSFKLEHPLERRQAEAARIREKYPDRIPVIVEKAERSDIPDIDKKKYLVPADLTVGQFVYVVRKRIKLSAEKAIFIFVKNILPPTAAMMSAIYEEHKDEDGFLYMTYSGENTFGF